Proteins encoded by one window of Vibrio panuliri:
- the dsbB gene encoding disulfide bond formation protein DsbB, protein MNFLATLKSFSQSRLSWAILLGFIVFFETCALFFQHVMELPPCVMCIYERVAMMGIAGAAIIGLIAPQNLIIRWIGLGAWGYSAYRGLELSLQHVDYQFNPSPFATCDLFVQFPDWAPLNQWAPWMFEAYGDCSKIVWQFLTLSMPQWLVVIFAANLVALAVIVVAQLAKSK, encoded by the coding sequence TTGAACTTTCTAGCAACACTAAAAAGCTTTTCGCAAAGCCGTCTTTCATGGGCTATCTTACTTGGCTTCATCGTCTTCTTTGAAACTTGTGCCCTATTTTTCCAACACGTGATGGAGTTGCCACCCTGCGTTATGTGTATATACGAACGCGTCGCGATGATGGGGATTGCGGGAGCGGCGATTATCGGTTTGATAGCACCGCAAAACCTTATCATTCGCTGGATTGGTTTAGGCGCATGGGGTTACAGTGCTTATCGCGGCTTAGAGCTCTCATTGCAACATGTCGATTACCAGTTTAACCCCTCTCCATTTGCCACTTGTGATCTATTTGTCCAGTTCCCTGACTGGGCTCCGCTCAATCAATGGGCACCTTGGATGTTTGAAGCTTATGGCGACTGCTCAAAAATCGTATGGCAGTTCCTAACGCTGTCTATGCCGCAATGGTTAGTGGTTATCTTTGCCGCCAACCTCGTCGCTTTAGCGGTTATCGTAGTGGCTCAATTGGCCAAAAGTAAGTAA
- the pflB gene encoding formate C-acetyltransferase: protein MQLPIDTKASPYNDAWSGFKGVEWKTSINVREFIQQNYTPYEGDESFLAEATAATKALWEKVLVGIKQENATHAPIDFDTNVATTITAHAPGYIDKSLETIVGLQTDKPLKRALHPYGGIKMIRSSFEAYGKEMDPEFEHLFTDIRKTHNQGVFDVYTPDILRCRKSGVLTGLPDGYGRGRIIGDYRRVALYGIDYLVKERELQFASLQSDLESGRDIENVIRSREELAEHRRALLQMKKMASDYGYDISRPAMNGQEAVQWLYFAYLAAVKSQNGGAMSLGRTATFLDIYIERDLQAGRLTEVQAQELIDHFIMKVRMVRFLRTPEFDSLFSGDPIWATEVIGGMGLDGRTLVSKNSFRYIHTLHTMGSAPEPNLTILWSEQLPVGFKNYAAQMSIATSSLQYENDDLMRTDFDSDDYGIACCVSPMVLGKQMQFFGARANLAKTLLYSINGGVDEKLKIQVGPKTAPLMDEVLDYDIVMKNLDQFMDWLSVQYMSALNLIHYMHDKYSYEASLMALHDREVYRTMACGLAGLSVVADSLSAIKYATVRPVRDEEGLAIDFNIEGDYPKFGNNDPRVDDIACDLVERFMKKLQALPTYRNAVPTQSILTITSNVVYGKKTGNTPDGRSAGTPFAPGANPMHGRDQKGAVASLTSVSKLPFAFAKDGISYTFSIVPNALGKDGVNQQKNLVGLIDGYFHHEGEGTEHRVEGGQHLNVNVLNREMLLDAVANPDKYPQLTIRVSGYAVRFNALTSEQQQEVISRTFTNQL from the coding sequence ATGCAATTACCAATCGATACAAAAGCATCACCCTACAATGATGCATGGAGTGGATTCAAAGGCGTGGAATGGAAGACATCCATTAACGTACGAGAATTTATTCAGCAGAACTACACGCCTTATGAAGGGGATGAGAGTTTCTTAGCTGAGGCCACTGCAGCAACAAAAGCGTTGTGGGAGAAAGTGCTAGTTGGTATCAAGCAAGAAAATGCTACCCACGCACCGATCGATTTTGATACCAACGTCGCGACGACCATTACTGCACACGCACCAGGTTATATCGACAAGTCGCTGGAAACCATCGTAGGTTTACAAACGGATAAACCATTAAAACGTGCACTTCACCCTTACGGTGGGATCAAGATGATCCGCAGCTCGTTTGAAGCTTATGGTAAGGAGATGGATCCTGAGTTTGAACATCTGTTCACGGATATTCGCAAAACGCACAACCAAGGGGTATTTGATGTTTATACGCCAGATATCTTGCGTTGCCGTAAATCAGGTGTCCTAACCGGTTTGCCAGATGGTTATGGACGAGGTCGTATTATCGGTGACTATCGTCGTGTTGCTCTGTACGGTATTGATTACCTCGTTAAAGAGCGCGAATTGCAGTTTGCTTCACTTCAATCGGATCTTGAGTCAGGTCGTGATATCGAAAATGTTATTCGTAGCCGTGAAGAGCTAGCAGAGCATAGACGTGCTTTGTTGCAAATGAAAAAAATGGCCTCCGACTATGGTTATGATATTTCACGTCCTGCGATGAATGGACAAGAAGCTGTGCAGTGGTTGTATTTTGCGTATCTTGCAGCCGTTAAATCGCAAAACGGTGGCGCAATGTCACTAGGCCGAACAGCCACATTCCTCGATATCTACATTGAACGTGATTTGCAAGCGGGCCGACTAACGGAAGTTCAAGCACAAGAGCTGATTGACCATTTCATCATGAAAGTTCGCATGGTGCGTTTCCTACGTACCCCGGAGTTTGACTCTCTTTTTTCAGGCGACCCCATTTGGGCAACGGAAGTTATTGGTGGCATGGGGCTTGATGGCCGAACATTAGTGAGTAAAAACTCATTCCGTTACATTCATACCTTGCATACGATGGGGTCTGCACCTGAGCCAAACCTAACCATTCTTTGGTCTGAACAGCTACCCGTTGGGTTTAAAAACTATGCCGCACAAATGTCTATCGCGACGTCTTCATTGCAATACGAAAATGATGATTTAATGCGAACTGACTTTGACAGCGATGACTATGGTATCGCGTGTTGTGTGAGTCCAATGGTTCTCGGTAAGCAGATGCAGTTCTTTGGTGCCCGTGCCAACTTAGCGAAAACGCTTCTGTACTCAATCAACGGTGGTGTTGATGAAAAGCTAAAAATCCAGGTGGGTCCGAAAACCGCTCCGCTGATGGATGAAGTGCTAGATTACGACATCGTGATGAAGAACCTTGATCAGTTTATGGATTGGTTATCTGTGCAATACATGAGCGCATTAAACCTTATCCACTATATGCACGACAAATACAGCTATGAAGCTTCGTTAATGGCGTTGCATGATCGCGAAGTGTATCGCACCATGGCGTGTGGTTTGGCAGGCTTGTCTGTTGTCGCTGACTCTCTCTCAGCGATCAAATATGCCACAGTTCGCCCAGTGCGCGATGAAGAAGGGTTAGCGATCGACTTTAACATTGAGGGTGATTACCCTAAATTTGGTAACAATGACCCACGTGTTGACGATATCGCTTGTGACCTAGTTGAACGCTTTATGAAAAAGCTTCAAGCGCTACCAACGTATCGCAATGCTGTTCCAACTCAGTCGATTTTAACCATCACTTCCAACGTTGTTTATGGCAAAAAGACGGGCAATACGCCGGATGGTCGCAGCGCAGGTACACCGTTTGCACCAGGGGCTAACCCAATGCATGGTCGCGATCAAAAAGGTGCGGTTGCGTCACTAACCTCAGTGTCTAAACTGCCATTTGCGTTTGCAAAAGATGGTATCTCGTACACCTTCTCTATTGTACCAAATGCACTCGGTAAAGACGGTGTTAACCAGCAGAAGAACCTTGTCGGTTTGATTGATGGCTATTTCCATCATGAAGGAGAAGGGACTGAACATAGAGTTGAAGGGGGTCAACATCTCAACGTCAATGTGCTTAATCGTGAAATGCTGCTCGATGCGGTAGCAAACCCAGATAAGTACCCACAACTTACTATTCGTGTTTCGGGATACGCGGTGCGTTTTAATGCCCTGACCAGCGAACAGCAGCAAGAAGTAATTAGCCGCACCTTCACTAACCAGTTGTAG
- the megL gene encoding methionine gamma-lyase, with protein sequence MNLHNKGYNTKIIHAGQHPDETSGALATPIVQTSTFVFDSAQQGAARFALEEPGYIYTRIGNPTQAALEEKLAVLEDGEAALATASGISAISTTLLTLCGQGDHIVSSGAIYGCTHALLSHSLPKFGIDVDFVDASVVANIKEAIKPNTKVIYIETPANPTLSIMDIEACAKLAHENGALLVVDNTFMSPYCQNPLKLGADIVVHSLTKYINGHGDVVAGVIVGKQDFINQARLVGVKDITGGVISPFNAWLTLRGLKTLAVRMERHCSNAMKVAEFLEQHPAVTKVYYPGLATHKNHELAKKQMSNFGGVISFEINGGVEAGQTLMNSVELCMLAVSLGDTETLIQHPASMTHSPMSPEQRMAAGIADGLVRISVGLEDAEDIIADLDQAFKKAIF encoded by the coding sequence ATGAACCTACATAACAAAGGCTACAACACTAAAATCATTCACGCTGGTCAACACCCTGATGAGACTTCAGGCGCACTTGCTACTCCAATTGTACAAACCTCTACGTTTGTTTTTGATAGCGCACAACAAGGTGCAGCGCGTTTCGCATTAGAAGAGCCTGGTTATATTTATACTCGTATCGGTAACCCAACCCAAGCTGCATTGGAAGAAAAACTAGCAGTGCTAGAAGACGGCGAAGCAGCACTTGCTACTGCGTCTGGTATCTCGGCAATCTCGACTACGCTACTGACTCTTTGTGGCCAAGGTGACCATATTGTATCTTCTGGTGCAATCTACGGTTGTACTCACGCATTGCTATCACACAGCTTGCCTAAGTTTGGTATTGACGTAGATTTCGTTGATGCATCTGTTGTTGCAAATATCAAAGAAGCAATCAAACCAAATACTAAAGTTATTTACATTGAAACACCAGCAAACCCAACACTGTCTATCATGGACATCGAAGCGTGTGCAAAACTTGCGCATGAAAACGGCGCTTTGCTAGTAGTAGATAACACATTTATGTCTCCTTACTGCCAGAACCCTCTCAAACTGGGTGCTGATATCGTAGTACACAGCTTAACTAAGTACATCAATGGTCACGGCGACGTGGTTGCTGGGGTTATCGTTGGTAAGCAAGACTTCATCAATCAAGCTCGTCTAGTTGGTGTGAAAGATATCACTGGTGGTGTTATTAGCCCATTCAACGCATGGCTAACACTACGCGGTTTGAAAACCTTAGCTGTTCGTATGGAACGTCACTGCTCAAATGCAATGAAGGTTGCTGAGTTCTTAGAACAACACCCAGCTGTGACTAAGGTTTACTACCCTGGTTTAGCAACTCACAAAAATCACGAGCTAGCGAAGAAGCAAATGTCTAACTTTGGTGGCGTGATCAGTTTTGAGATTAATGGCGGCGTTGAAGCTGGTCAAACACTGATGAACTCTGTTGAGCTTTGTATGCTAGCGGTTAGCCTTGGCGACACTGAGACTTTGATTCAACACCCTGCATCAATGACTCACTCTCCTATGTCACCAGAGCAAAGAATGGCAGCAGGTATTGCTGATGGCCTAGTTCGAATCTCTGTTGGTCTTGAAGACGCAGAGGATATCATCGCCGACCTTGATCAAGCGTTTAAGAAAGCAATTTTCTAA
- a CDS encoding sigma-54 interaction domain-containing protein: MLSVEWNIETIDRTAMISDIVEEFIKYKIYIDTLQVSPCNIFVRFNISPDFELEKLLSDLLCLHDILSISPSKGDISEASLANCGHIIFTNQGVITQFNQIAEKQFSVSRNDIIGEHISSILIWEEISEFLLGNICRKDIQNRTNHSKINCTIRPVFQHKKLTGGIIFINDCTVNPTYNKILSPRLKNGQPRSGVDDIIYASANMSACLDTVRKIAKSKYAVLIRGETGTGKELIARAVHDASDRKDCAFEALNCAAIPESLVESELFGYEGGAFSGALKGGKMGLFESANNGTIFLDEFGELSLSLQSKLLRVLQDGMIKRVGGLTEKYVDVRVIAATNQNLEQLIEEKKFREDLYYRVNILPINIPPLRERPNDIIPLVDYFTNKYAGELNKEIMLLPCALDVLTNYSWPGNIRELKNVLLRSILLAEKAEISGLDISIPTEKNLTVSTCTNTNTADGNIKAMIETQEREMIKKSLISLGSARKVANEVGLSHTTVLNKIKLYDLEYLLSSKKKTAVA; this comes from the coding sequence ATGCTTAGCGTCGAATGGAATATTGAAACAATTGATCGAACCGCAATGATTTCAGATATTGTGGAGGAGTTTATAAAATACAAGATTTACATAGACACTCTTCAAGTATCGCCATGTAATATTTTTGTTAGGTTTAACATCTCACCCGATTTTGAATTAGAGAAGTTACTCAGCGATCTGCTGTGCTTACATGACATTCTAAGCATTTCACCGTCTAAAGGCGATATATCTGAAGCGTCACTGGCTAACTGTGGACATATTATTTTTACCAACCAAGGCGTGATCACGCAATTTAATCAGATCGCAGAAAAACAATTTAGCGTCTCGAGAAATGATATTATTGGCGAACATATTTCCTCTATTTTAATTTGGGAAGAAATTAGTGAATTCCTATTAGGCAACATATGTCGAAAGGACATCCAAAATAGAACTAACCATAGTAAAATTAACTGTACAATCCGACCTGTTTTCCAGCATAAAAAATTGACCGGCGGGATTATTTTTATTAACGATTGTACCGTTAACCCGACCTACAATAAAATTTTGTCTCCAAGATTAAAGAACGGACAACCACGCTCTGGGGTCGATGACATCATTTATGCCAGCGCCAATATGTCTGCCTGTCTTGATACGGTAAGAAAGATCGCCAAGAGTAAATATGCCGTTCTTATCCGTGGAGAAACTGGTACCGGTAAAGAGCTAATCGCGAGAGCCGTTCATGACGCAAGTGATCGTAAAGATTGTGCGTTCGAAGCCCTAAACTGCGCGGCTATTCCGGAATCTTTGGTTGAGAGTGAGTTGTTTGGCTATGAGGGCGGTGCATTTAGTGGTGCGCTCAAAGGCGGCAAAATGGGTCTGTTTGAAAGCGCAAACAATGGAACGATTTTCCTTGATGAATTTGGCGAACTTTCTCTTTCGTTACAAAGTAAATTATTACGTGTACTGCAAGACGGTATGATTAAACGCGTCGGTGGCTTGACCGAAAAGTATGTCGATGTGCGAGTTATCGCAGCGACTAACCAGAATTTAGAGCAGCTGATTGAAGAGAAAAAGTTCCGTGAAGATCTTTATTACCGCGTCAACATTCTTCCAATCAATATCCCGCCATTGAGAGAACGTCCGAATGATATCATTCCACTCGTGGATTACTTTACGAACAAGTACGCTGGCGAATTAAATAAAGAAATCATGCTATTACCATGCGCTCTTGATGTACTGACAAACTATTCATGGCCGGGCAACATTCGAGAACTTAAAAATGTCTTGTTGAGAAGTATATTACTGGCAGAAAAAGCTGAAATTTCAGGGTTGGATATTTCAATCCCAACAGAGAAAAATCTAACTGTTAGTACTTGCACTAACACCAATACAGCGGATGGCAATATTAAGGCTATGATAGAAACTCAAGAGCGAGAAATGATAAAAAAATCACTTATATCGCTCGGTTCTGCGAGAAAAGTGGCTAACGAGGTTGGCTTATCGCACACAACGGTTCTCAATAAAATAAAACTGTATGATTTGGAATATCTGTTATCGAGTAAAAAGAAAACGGCTGTGGCTTAA
- the nhaB gene encoding Na(+)/H(+) antiporter NhaB produces MPMSLGNAFIKNFLGKAPDWYKVLIIAFLIINPIVFFLVDPFVAGWLLVAEFIFTLAMALKCYPLQPGGLLAIEAIAIGMTTPGQVKHELVANIEVLLLLVFMVAGIYFMKQLLLFIFTKILLGIRSKVLLSMAFCFAAAFLSAFLDALTVIAVVISVAVGFYAIYHKVASGNPIGDHDHNNDETISELTRDDLENYRAFLRSLLMHAGVGTALGGVTTMVGEPQNLIIADQAGWLFGEFLLRMAPVTLPVFICGMMTCMLVEKFKVFGYGAELPDTVRQILVEFDTEERKSRTNQDVAKLWIQGAIAVWLIAALALHLAAVGLIGLSVIILATAFTGVIEEHSMGKAFEEALPFTALLSVFFAIVAVIIDQELFKPVIDAVLAVEDKGMQLAMFYVANGLLSMVSDNVFVGTVYINEVKSALIDGVITRDQFDLLAVAINTGTNLPSVATPNGQAAFLFLLTSALAPLIRLSYGRMVIMALPYTIVLSVVGLAGIVFFLEPMTAWFYDAGWISHHVGAAVEAVSGGH; encoded by the coding sequence ATGCCAATGTCTCTTGGAAATGCGTTTATCAAGAATTTTCTTGGTAAGGCGCCAGACTGGTACAAAGTCTTAATCATCGCTTTTCTCATCATCAACCCAATTGTTTTCTTCTTGGTTGACCCATTCGTAGCGGGCTGGTTGTTAGTCGCTGAATTCATTTTCACTCTAGCGATGGCACTAAAGTGTTATCCACTTCAGCCTGGTGGTCTTTTAGCAATCGAAGCTATTGCTATCGGTATGACGACTCCCGGCCAAGTTAAGCATGAGCTTGTAGCCAACATCGAAGTGCTATTGTTGCTGGTGTTTATGGTCGCTGGCATCTACTTTATGAAACAGCTGTTGCTGTTTATTTTTACCAAAATCCTGCTTGGCATCCGCTCTAAAGTTCTGCTTTCGATGGCATTCTGTTTTGCGGCAGCATTCCTTTCTGCGTTCCTAGACGCATTAACGGTTATCGCGGTTGTTATCAGCGTGGCGGTAGGTTTCTATGCGATCTACCACAAAGTGGCATCTGGCAACCCAATCGGCGATCATGACCACAACAACGACGAAACCATCTCTGAACTGACTCGTGATGACTTAGAGAACTACCGAGCGTTCCTACGTTCACTTCTCATGCACGCGGGTGTAGGTACTGCGCTAGGTGGCGTAACAACTATGGTTGGTGAACCGCAAAACCTTATCATTGCAGACCAAGCTGGTTGGCTGTTTGGTGAGTTCTTACTCCGTATGGCACCGGTCACCTTACCTGTATTCATCTGCGGTATGATGACTTGTATGTTGGTGGAGAAGTTTAAAGTATTTGGCTATGGCGCAGAACTCCCTGACACCGTGCGTCAAATCCTTGTTGAGTTCGACACTGAAGAGCGTAAAAGTCGCACCAATCAAGACGTAGCTAAACTATGGATCCAAGGCGCGATTGCAGTATGGCTTATCGCAGCACTTGCACTTCACTTAGCAGCTGTTGGTCTAATTGGCCTGTCGGTTATTATCCTTGCGACTGCGTTTACGGGTGTGATCGAAGAGCACTCGATGGGCAAAGCATTTGAAGAGGCGTTACCGTTTACAGCCCTTCTCTCTGTATTCTTTGCTATCGTCGCTGTAATCATTGACCAAGAGCTATTTAAGCCGGTTATTGACGCGGTACTAGCGGTAGAAGATAAAGGCATGCAATTGGCGATGTTCTACGTTGCAAATGGCCTGTTGTCGATGGTATCGGATAACGTGTTCGTTGGTACTGTTTACATTAACGAAGTTAAATCAGCCCTCATTGATGGCGTGATCACACGCGATCAGTTCGACTTGCTAGCGGTGGCAATTAACACGGGTACTAACCTACCTTCAGTCGCCACTCCTAACGGTCAAGCGGCATTCTTGTTCCTGCTAACTTCAGCACTTGCACCGCTTATTCGCCTATCCTACGGTCGCATGGTGATCATGGCTCTGCCATACACTATCGTCCTTTCTGTCGTGGGTTTAGCGGGTATTGTGTTCTTCCTAGAGCCAATGACAGCTTGGTTCTATGATGCAGGCTGGATTAGCCACCATGTTGGCGCGGCAGTCGAAGCCGTTTCAGGTGGACACTAA
- a CDS encoding methyl-accepting chemotaxis protein — translation MTKLSIKAKLTLAFILVIAIMTAIQTTITGNQISEETTRSINQYANTVLESSTLRMEQWISDKIDVAEVSTQAFKYPNMEESYLAMMTQAGQFRVVYAAVDDGRYLLGADVEVPKGFNPKTRAWYIEAKKSDGPHLTQPYMDASSNQLVVTIAKAFSVDGASGVLAADVEISRLVNNAVDLKEPGVMAFITNSKGMIVAHPDQSLTLKSISNITSELTAEKIAELARNSVLVDATVANREVLLTSQKVANTDWFYTILVDKEHVFAAHSTLIAQSIGMGIVQVLIIASIAFMIVKKALLPLTQLTESMKDLAQGNGDLTKRIEVNTKDEIGQLADQVNAFIGKLQGIVKDIAGSSQNIGSQSEISTNLTVQLSDALTAQQNEVSQIATAVHEMSAAAEEVATNARHTADSALSSTEHCDQGKRVIKRNQDSITNLAQQLDSAAKTVGDLEKNAQDINTIISTISNISEQTNLLALNAAIEAARAGEQGRGFAVVADEVRVLSQRTHSSTVEIREMIENLQQNSSAAVESMTRSRDLASSSVEDANDATTALEKITLSIQEISEMASQISNAASEQRTVTDEVSVNIQQVSDISTHLSDESAKSRRLSEDLRQIALCLNEQVNQFKH, via the coding sequence ATGACTAAGCTATCCATAAAAGCCAAACTCACCCTCGCGTTCATTCTAGTCATCGCCATAATGACCGCTATCCAAACCACCATTACAGGAAATCAAATCTCGGAAGAAACAACTCGTTCCATTAATCAGTATGCCAATACGGTGTTAGAAAGTAGCACCCTGCGCATGGAGCAATGGATAAGTGATAAAATCGATGTTGCAGAAGTCTCTACTCAAGCTTTTAAATACCCGAACATGGAAGAATCGTATTTAGCGATGATGACGCAAGCAGGCCAGTTTAGAGTGGTCTACGCCGCCGTTGATGATGGTCGCTACTTACTCGGCGCAGACGTTGAGGTTCCAAAGGGGTTCAATCCAAAAACTCGCGCTTGGTATATAGAGGCGAAGAAAAGCGACGGACCCCATCTGACACAACCGTATATGGATGCCTCATCAAACCAACTGGTGGTGACGATTGCCAAAGCTTTTTCCGTTGACGGAGCATCTGGTGTTCTCGCTGCCGATGTAGAGATAAGTCGCTTAGTGAACAATGCTGTTGATTTAAAAGAACCAGGAGTCATGGCATTTATCACCAATAGCAAGGGCATGATTGTCGCTCATCCTGACCAAAGCCTCACATTGAAGAGCATTAGTAACATCACCTCCGAACTAACCGCAGAGAAAATCGCCGAACTGGCGCGCAACTCGGTGCTCGTTGACGCAACTGTCGCCAATCGAGAAGTATTACTCACCTCGCAAAAGGTCGCCAATACTGACTGGTTTTATACTATTTTGGTCGATAAAGAGCATGTATTTGCCGCTCATAGCACGCTCATCGCTCAATCGATAGGTATGGGTATTGTTCAAGTACTGATCATTGCCTCAATCGCATTTATGATTGTGAAAAAAGCCCTGCTACCTCTGACACAACTAACAGAGTCGATGAAGGATCTCGCGCAAGGGAATGGCGATTTAACCAAACGTATCGAGGTGAACACCAAAGACGAAATTGGTCAACTGGCCGATCAGGTCAACGCATTCATTGGCAAGCTACAAGGTATTGTAAAAGACATTGCCGGCTCATCACAAAACATCGGCAGCCAGTCCGAAATCAGTACCAACTTAACTGTTCAACTCAGCGATGCGTTAACTGCGCAGCAAAATGAAGTCTCACAAATCGCGACTGCGGTTCATGAAATGTCAGCTGCAGCAGAAGAAGTCGCAACAAACGCTCGCCATACTGCAGACTCCGCGTTGAGTTCAACCGAACATTGTGACCAAGGTAAGCGAGTCATCAAACGAAACCAAGATTCAATTACCAATCTTGCGCAGCAACTCGATAGCGCAGCGAAAACCGTCGGAGATCTGGAGAAAAACGCTCAAGACATCAACACCATCATCTCGACTATTAGCAATATCTCTGAACAAACCAATCTATTAGCCCTTAATGCCGCTATTGAAGCAGCACGGGCCGGAGAACAAGGCAGAGGGTTTGCCGTTGTTGCAGATGAAGTACGGGTGCTATCGCAACGAACACACAGCTCAACAGTTGAAATTAGAGAGATGATTGAGAATCTGCAACAAAACAGTTCCGCTGCGGTTGAGTCAATGACAAGAAGTCGCGATCTCGCCTCCTCTAGTGTTGAAGATGCCAATGACGCAACCACCGCGTTGGAGAAAATTACCCTCTCAATCCAAGAAATATCCGAGATGGCCTCCCAGATATCGAATGCCGCTTCTGAACAGAGAACCGTCACCGATGAGGTCAGTGTCAACATTCAGCAAGTGAGTGATATTTCAACCCACCTCTCCGATGAATCCGCCAAATCTCGCCGCTTGTCAGAAGATCTAAGGCAAATTGCCCTGTGTCTTAACGAGCAAGTCAATCAATTCAAACACTAA
- a CDS encoding amino acid permease encodes MSSITATSQLEKHQYKKIPLTGYDAGWILLNIGMAIGAGTVVVPVQIGLKGIWVFIAAFLIAYPATYMLQNLYLKTLSESDLCEDYSNIISQYLGKNWGMALGIMYFIMLVHGMFIYSTAIIYDSASYLTTFGVTDSVLSESVLYTIAVLSALIFIASRGEQLLFKISGPMVVVKVSIIVLLGVVMIPHWDFNNIKAFPSMADFSRDVLLTIPFAFFSAVFIQILNPMNIAYRKREEDKEVATFKAIRVHRISFIILISIIIFFSFSFSFSISYEQALEAFNSNISALAMAAKVIPGKLVHIMTVLLNVSAVVTAFFGIYLGFQEAVKGILVNIIQRFIPEDQINHQMLSVGTYLFIVTLLTFWVSLGFSVVIFFHIASPLYGIVSCLIPCYLVYRVNKLHKFQGLQAKCVLLFGLLLVISPFFKFFE; translated from the coding sequence ATGTCCTCTATTACCGCTACAAGTCAATTAGAAAAACATCAATACAAAAAAATCCCTCTCACCGGCTACGACGCAGGCTGGATATTACTAAACATAGGTATGGCTATCGGAGCCGGCACTGTAGTCGTCCCAGTGCAAATCGGACTCAAAGGGATCTGGGTATTTATTGCCGCTTTCTTGATCGCCTACCCCGCTACCTACATGTTGCAAAACCTCTACCTAAAAACGTTATCTGAAAGTGATTTATGCGAGGATTACTCGAATATCATCTCCCAGTACCTCGGTAAAAACTGGGGTATGGCACTCGGGATAATGTATTTCATCATGCTCGTACACGGCATGTTTATTTATTCCACAGCGATTATTTATGATAGTGCCTCCTATCTCACCACATTTGGCGTAACAGATAGCGTACTATCGGAATCGGTCCTCTACACCATTGCTGTCCTATCCGCACTCATATTTATTGCCTCGCGCGGAGAACAGTTACTCTTTAAGATCTCTGGACCAATGGTGGTAGTAAAAGTCAGTATCATCGTACTGCTAGGTGTTGTTATGATTCCTCACTGGGACTTCAATAACATTAAAGCTTTCCCTAGTATGGCCGACTTTTCTCGTGATGTGCTATTAACAATACCTTTTGCTTTCTTCTCTGCAGTATTTATCCAAATTCTTAACCCAATGAATATTGCCTATAGAAAAAGAGAAGAAGATAAAGAAGTAGCAACTTTCAAAGCAATTCGTGTTCATCGTATTTCTTTTATCATCTTAATCAGCATCATCATTTTCTTCTCTTTCTCGTTCTCTTTCTCAATTAGCTACGAACAAGCACTTGAAGCATTCAACTCAAATATTTCAGCCCTAGCGATGGCCGCGAAAGTTATCCCAGGCAAACTGGTTCACATTATGACAGTTTTGCTTAACGTCTCTGCCGTGGTGACAGCATTCTTTGGTATCTATTTAGGTTTCCAAGAGGCGGTTAAAGGTATTCTGGTTAATATTATTCAGCGCTTTATTCCAGAAGATCAAATCAACCACCAAATGCTTAGCGTTGGTACGTATCTCTTTATCGTTACACTACTGACTTTCTGGGTTTCTCTCGGTTTCTCTGTGGTTATCTTCTTCCACATTGCGAGTCCACTGTACGGGATTGTTTCGTGTTTAATCCCATGCTATCTGGTTTACCGAGTTAACAAACTGCACAAGTTCCAAGGTCTACAGGCAAAATGCGTATTGCTATTTGGTTTGCTGCTAGTGATCTCACCATTCTTCAAGTTCTTTGAATAG